The Sesamum indicum cultivar Zhongzhi No. 13 linkage group LG1, S_indicum_v1.0, whole genome shotgun sequence genome includes a window with the following:
- the LOC105156744 gene encoding subtilisin-like protease SBT1.2, with protein sequence MGYYMFFLTLVCVLNFHTIVRAEESKLESYIVHVEMPRGPTVSAHTDDLEGWYQSFLPTTLSSSSADGPHIIYSYHNVFKGFAARLSPEQVKEMEKKPGFVSARPQKTLPLHTTHSPNFLGLNQNMGFWRDSNYGRGVIIGVLDSGINPDHPSFNDEGMPPPPAKWKGQCQFNSTVCNNKLIGARYFTIGNGTPLDENGHGTHTASTAAGNFVRGANVFGNANGTAAGIAPLAHIAMYKVCNTGCSESDILAAMDAAIDDGVDIISLSLGGPARNFYDDNVAVGAFSAVERGIFVSASAGNSGPFLGSIENGAPWLLTVGASSVDRKIRATAVLGNNEELEGESTFQPADFSSTPLHLVYPRLNSSDPNAQFCLPALLRNVNVQGKIVLCEQGGGIGRIAKGRAVGNAGGAAMILINQQPQGYTTYSDSHVLPATHLSYADGLKIKAYLNSTSSPTATISFKGTIIGDDRAPTVAYFSGRGPNLASLGILKPDIIGPGHNILAAWHISVENNTNTKSNFNIISGTSMSCPHLSGVAALLKNAHPDWSPAAIKSAIMTTADQVNLAGNFIEDETLRPAILFAVGSGHVNILKATDPGLVYDIQPQDYVPYLCGLNYTDQQVEIIANRPVRCSEISSISEAELNYPSFTALLGTGNTSETYNRTVTNVGEANSVYTVETVGLPGVDMRVEPSTLQFSGVNQRLTYQVTFNRLANASSNTVAQGFLTWTSARHSVRSPLVVIFE encoded by the coding sequence ATGGGTTATTACATGTTTTTTCTCACATTAGTGTGTGTACTCAATTTCCATACTATTGTAAGAGCAGAAGAGAGCAAACTTGAATCATATATTGTCCATGTTGAGATGCCTCGGGGCCCAACTGTGAGTGCTCATACGGATGATTTGGAAGGCTGGTACCAGTCATTTTTGCCCACAACGTTGTCCAGCTCATCGGCCGATGGGCCTCACATCATCTACTCCTACCACAATGTTTTCAAAGGCTTTGCAGCCAGACTTTCACCGGAGCAAGTGAAAGAGATGGAGAAGAAGCCCGGTTTCGTGTCTGCTCGGCCCCAAAAAACACTGCCTCTCCACACAACCCATTCTCCTAATTTCTTGGGATTGAACCAAAACATGGGATTTTGGAGGGATTCCAATTATGGAAGAGGTGTGATCATTGGTGTGTTAGATAGTGGCATAAACCCTGACCACCCATCGTTTAACGACGAAGGGATGCCACCTCCACCTGCCAAGTGGAAGGGCCAGTGCCAGTTCAACTCCACTGTGTGTAACAACAAGCTTATTGGAGCCAGATACTTCACAATAGGGAATGGAACACCGTTGGATGAGAATGGCCATGGCACGCACACTGCAAGCACAGCTGCGGGAAATTTTGTGAGAGGTGCCAATGTGTTTGGCAATGCTAATGGAACTGCAGCCGGAATTGCACCTCTTGCTCATATAGCCATGTACAAGGTTTGTAATACGGGTTGCTCGGAGAGTGATATTCTGGCTGCAATGGATGCTGCAATTGACGATGGTGTGGATATAATTTCACTCTCCCTCGGTGGCCCTGCCAGAAACTTTTACGATGATAACGTTGCAGTTGGGGCTTTTAGCGCAGTGGAGAGGGGCATCTTTGTGAGTGCCTCAGCTGGAAATAGTGGCCCATTTCTTGGTTCTATTGAAAATGGTGCTCCGTGGCTTCTAACTGTGGGGGCCAGCTCAGTTGACAGGAAAATTAGGGCAACTGCAGTGCTCGGAAACAATGAAGAATTAGAGGGCGAATCCACCTTTCAGCCTGCAGATTTTTCCTCAACTCCGTTGCATCTGGTTTACCCTCGGTTGAATTCTAGCGATCCTAATGCCCAATTTTGCTTGCCAGCATTATTGAGAAACGTCAACGTGCAGGGGAAAATCGTCTTGTGTGAACAAGGTGGAGGAATAGGGAGAATTGCGAAGGGCAGAGCGGTTGGGAATGCTGGTGGCGCCGCCATGATTCTCATCAACCAGCAGCCTCAAGGCTACACAACGTATTCCGATTCTCACGTTCTTCCAGCCACACACCTCAGCTACGCAGATGGACTGAAAATCAAAGCTTATTTGAATTCAACATCATCCCCAACGGCCACTATTTCTTTCAAAGGGACTATAATTGGCGACGATCGCGCCCCAACAGTTGCATATTTTTCTGGCAGGGGCCCGAACTTGGCCAGCCTTGGAATCCTGAAGCCCGACATTATTGGTCCCGGCCATAACATCCTGGCAGCCTGGCACATCTCTGTTGAAAACAACACCAACACGAAATCCAATTTCAACATCATTTCAGGAACCTCGATGTCTTGTCCTCACCTCAGCGGTGTAGCAGCCTTGCTGAAAAACGCTCATCCTGATTGGTCCCCGGCTGCAATTAAGTCCGCCATCATGACCACCGCCGACCAAGTGAACCTGGCTGGAAATTTCATCGAAGATGAAACTCTAAGACCCGCCATCCTCTTCGCCGTGGGCTCTGGTCATGTCAACATATTGAAGGCCACGGATCCAGGACTGGTATACGACATCCAGCCACAAGACTACGTGCCTTATCTATGTGGATTGAATTATACAGACCAACAGGTGGAGATAATCGCGAACCGTCCTGTCAGGTGCTCCGAAATTTCAAGCATATCTGAAGCAGAGTTGAACTATCCTTCGTTTACAGCTTTGCTTGGAACCGGAAATACTTCCGAGACATATAACAGGACGGTTACCAACGTTGGCGAAGCTAACTCGGTTTACACTGTCGAAACCGTAGGTTTGCCCGGCGTCGACATGAGGGTTGAGCCCAGTACTCTACAGTTTTCCGGGGTGAACCAGAGGCTAACTTACCAAGTGACATTCAACAGATTGGCCAATGCAAGCAGTAATACAGTTGCTCAAGGATTTCTTACATGGACTTCTGCCAGGCACTCTGTCCGAAGTCCCCTTGTCGTTATATTTGAATGA
- the LOC105157082 gene encoding uncharacterized protein LOC105157082, whose product MDELAVAMTIFSYVTKYVARRHPNRRVRGPIRYVMSTRIPDQIRHLHRLVSVSDELCLRNLRMDRNAFGRLCYMLQSSGGLTPTKHLSVPDQVAIFLSIVSHHKKNSVVKHDFIRSGRTIHKHFHHVLNSVIKLYNVLLARPTPITEDCVNPRWKWFKVYLGALDGTFIDVRVPEHEKGSWEGSAADSRVLSDAVHRPGGLRVSSGQYYLCDNGYANAKGFLTP is encoded by the exons ATGGACGAGCTTGCCGTTGCTATGActatattttcttatgttaCCAAATACGTTGCCCGTCGACACCCTAACCGACGTGTACGCGGGCCCATAAGATACGTGATGAGCACTCGGATACCGGACCAGATTCGCCATCTTCATAGGCTGGTTTCCGTTTCAGACGAATTATGTCTTCGCAATCTTCGGATGGACCGCAACGCCTTCGGTCGCTTGTGCTACATGCTTCAGTCCTCAGGTGGTTTGACCCCGACCAAACACCTAAGCGTACCCGATCAGGTAGCTATTTTCCTAAGCATTGTGTCCCATCACAAAAAGAATAGTGTGGTGAAGCATGATTTTATCCGTTCCGGCCGCACCATCCACAAACATTTTCACCATGTGCTGAATTCAGTCATTAAGTTGTACAATGTCCTCTTGGCTAGGCCAACTCCCATTACCGAGGACTGTGTCAACCCCCGGTGGAAATGGTTCAAG GTATATCTGGGGGCCTTGGATGGGACTTTCATCGACGTTCGTGTACCTGAACATGAAAAGGGAAG TTGGGAGGGAAGTGCGGCGGATAGCCGTGTTCTAAGTGATGCCGTACACAGACCCGGTGGCCTCAGAGTGTCATCAG GTCAATACTACTTGTGTGACAATGGATATGCAAATGCCAAAGGCTTCTTGACTCCGTAG